Genomic segment of Pararhodobacter zhoushanensis:
GTTGCCGCCGCAGGACGGGTCTTCCAGCGCCATGGCCGTCAGCGTGTCGAGGTCAGGATCGCTCACCCCCAGCGCGGTCAGCGTTTGCGGGATGGCCAGCGTTTCACGCAGGTCCATCACCGCCGCGCGGAATCCGTCGAACCCGCCGTCGATGCCCAGATAAGCCGCCGCGCGGGGCAGGCGGTCTTCAATTGCGGGACGGTTGAAGTCGAGCACCATCGGCATCACCACCGCGTTCGTCGTGCCGTGGTGGGTGTTGTAGACCGCGCCGATCGGGTGGCTGAGCGAGTGAATCGCGCCCAGCCCCTTCTGGAACGCCACCGCGCCCATCGCTGCCGCGGACATCATATGCGCCCGCGCCTCAAGGTCGGTCGGGTTGGCGTAGACGCGTGGCAGGTTCTCGAACACCAGCCGCATGCCTTCCAGCGCGATGCCCTGACTCATCGGATGGTAGAAGGGCGAGCAATAGGCCTCAAGACAATGCGCCAGCGCGTCCATGCCGGTCCCGGCGGTGATGAAGCGCGGCATGCCCACGGTCAGCGCCGGGTCGCAGATCGTCACCGCCGGCATCAGTTTGGGGTGGAAGATGATCTTCTTCTTATGCGTCACCGCATTGGTCAGCACCCCTGCGCGCCCGACCTCGGACCCCGTTCCTGCTGTCGTCGGCACCGCGATGATCGGCGCGATGGCGCTGGCATCGGCGCGGGTCCACCAGTCGCCGATATCCTCCAGATCCCAGACGCTGAGATCGCCGCGCTGGCCCGCCATCAGCGCGATCATCTTGCCCAGATCCAGCGCCGAGCCGCCGCCGAAACAGAGCACCCCGTCATGCCCGCCCGCCTTATACACCGCGATCCCGGCGGCCATGTTGGCCTCGGTCGGGTTGGCATCGACGTCGGAAAACACGCCGCGTCCCAGCCCGGCGGCTTCCAGCACATCCAGCGCCTGCGCGGTGATCGGCAGCGAGGCCAGCGCCTTGTCGGTCACCAGCAGCGGCGCTTTCAGGCCCACGGCCTTGCAGTGATCGGCCAGTTCATTGATCCGTCCCACGCCGAATTTTATCGCGGTCGGGTAGGACCAGTTCATGGTGGGAACGCTCATTTCGTCACCTTCTTGAGATGGTAGGATTTCGGCCGTGTGACCGCGTAATAGCCCAGCTCGGACAGGCCCGCACCGCGCCCGGTGTCCTTGCACCCGGTCCAGCACAGCGCCGGGTCGAGGTAATCGCAGCGGTTCATGAAGATCGTGCCGGTCTCGATCTGCGCGCCGATCTCTGCTGCCGCATCGGCGTCCTGCGTCCAGATCGAGGCGGTCAGGCCATAGGGCGAGTCGTTCATCAGTTGGATGGCTTCGGCATCGCCCGAGACCTTCATGATCCCCACCACCGGGCCAAAGCTTTCCTCGCGCATCACGCGCATGGAATGGTCCACGTTCACCAGAATCTGCGGGGCCAGATAGGCGCCACCATCGTCGGCAGGGAACAGCGCGGGG
This window contains:
- a CDS encoding iron-containing alcohol dehydrogenase, producing the protein MSVPTMNWSYPTAIKFGVGRINELADHCKAVGLKAPLLVTDKALASLPITAQALDVLEAAGLGRGVFSDVDANPTEANMAAGIAVYKAGGHDGVLCFGGGSALDLGKMIALMAGQRGDLSVWDLEDIGDWWTRADASAIAPIIAVPTTAGTGSEVGRAGVLTNAVTHKKKIIFHPKLMPAVTICDPALTVGMPRFITAGTGMDALAHCLEAYCSPFYHPMSQGIALEGMRLVFENLPRVYANPTDLEARAHMMSAAAMGAVAFQKGLGAIHSLSHPIGAVYNTHHGTTNAVVMPMVLDFNRPAIEDRLPRAAAYLGIDGGFDGFRAAVMDLRETLAIPQTLTALGVSDPDLDTLTAMALEDPSCGGNPIEMTAENTRALFESCL